In Tachysurus vachellii isolate PV-2020 chromosome 7, HZAU_Pvac_v1, whole genome shotgun sequence, the DNA window gggtgtctgctaaatgccagaaatgtaaggAATTCTTAATACATTATgtctatatataaacattttttgtacAGCACAGGCTGGGAATACGTATATAGCAGCCTACTAGCTTCATGTGCAGAATGACAACATCATCAGTTTATTGATGCTAATAATAGAGCAAACTCTGTTGTGTCCATTTTACTCCTCAGGTGCAGCCTGTAGATGCTATGCTCTTGTCTTCATTAAAGTACAGAAATGATTCCTGCCACCCCATTCTCACCACTAGCCCTCTACTTTATCTGAATCACCCTTTAACTGTAAGCCCTCTTTGTCCTTTGACCTTAACACTGCCCTGTCCTCTTAAACCTAAAACGATGACGACAAGAGAGCAGAACTCTCATAGCACGGCTCTTATTCCTGACAACACCTCATCCCATCAGGTCAGGTAGTGCCTGTTCCTTTGTCTGGCTGCAAAGCAGTATTTTATTACTTAAGATAAGGAATAATAGGAAAGTGGAAACTGAAGCATAGTGATTTTTTTGTAACTAATTATAGCCTAAGGATTGTTTTAGAAAtatgatttttaatattatcGTATTGAATATAGTacggtgtttgtttgtttgtttttatcagaAACCCTTCAATTCTGCATTTGTGTGTACTTTCTTTCTAAATAAGGCTTTTAAGTGCTCCAGTGAAGGCATCCAAAAAGCTGACTAAAGAGCAGCTTGTTGTCCTGGGCTGGAAAGATAAACACTGGAATGTACTGGATACAGTTACTGTGAGGAATATGCAGAAAGACCTTGTTTCCTTTGAGGTCTTGGAGAACTATGAGCGGTACCTATTCAAAACcatgagaaaatatatttactcaTCATGAGAATGAGAGATTCTCTGTTTCCGGTTTACATTTATGCTGATGGAATCTTGTCCTTTTCTCTAGGCTGATAGTCCTTCGTCTGCTCTCTTCTGTAAGACCTTCTTGCTTGGTGCTCTTTGCTGAGGAGCTACAGGAGTCAGTAAGGACCTGTACAGTATCCATAGTCATGCATAAAAGACAGAAGGACCCCGGCAGTGTGGTTCTGGCTGTTCTGCCCAGTAGAGATCTGAGCTGGGGACTGGCTGAGCTTCATGCACAGGCTTACTATGGATCCCCAGAACAATCTtctgagatgatgatgagggaGGGAGAGCAGCTGTTGATAAAGTTCAGCGGTAACATAACCAGCACAGGTAGCTAAAGAGTCTTGCTTGTAGGAGCGTCTGTAGGAGCCGTGCTCACATTACATGTCGTGTCCCTTATCAGACAGGTTTCCCCAAACTTAATCACACCACTTTCACCATTTTCACCACCATTTTCACAAAAGATGAATAAGATGTAAGAAGTAAAATAtgacaggatgtgctgttacagATAAATAATCAACAGCTGGTCATATGATGCAGGCTAACATGAAGTGTACTGTAGTACTGTTACTGCCCCAAAGTTGCcccaatgtgttttattcctcttataccacaacaatTTGACAACAGTTTacattgttcatttgtttaaaaaactgTTTAACAGGAAGgcctgtacacctgtacattCATACATGTATCTAATAAGCTATTCACcttgcagcagcagcacaatgcagaaATCATTCAGATACAGGTTAAGAGCTtcggttaatgttcacatcaacatCATGGTACCTATACTATGGTATAGGTGATAGTGAGATGGACTAGTTTGAATACTTCATAAACTGATTATTTGGGATTTTCATATGCAACAGTCTTTAGAGTTTACAtataatgatgtaaaaaaaaaaaaaaaagaacatgctGTGTGCTGAGAGTCTGCAGGCTTAAatgagagagaccagagagcaATGTCCAGACTGCTTTGAGCTAACAGGATGTCTAcattaactcaaataatcactttttACAACTTTGGTGAACAGAAAGCATCCCagaatacacagacacattaaacactcaCCAAACACTTTAGTACACCAAACATCTGGTGTTCAGTGAATgtatagttatgtttaatgttgtggaacgtcagtgaaacaagttatttcctgttagcTTTTACATAACACAGTCCCTAAAGGTAATGGAGCAATAAAGTGAagtgcatatacagtacagtttacAGTaggttcttgttttttttttttcttgatttgtgtatgtacatgtttgtgcaGGTGATCAGTGCACAGagcctcacacactcacatttcaTAATCAGAGGAAGAATTGGCTCTGTCTACAGCTGAAGGAACTGAACCCTTATGGAAATTACAACTCACCTTATTACAAAGGCATGGCCCTAATTTTCCAGATCCCTAAAGATCAGCTGGTATGGAGGGAAGACAAAGCAGTTATATCAGAAGACTATTGCTTAGGACAACCGGTCTGTAAGCTGACACTCACCCTTCCAAAGGTAAAATAATACAAAGGAGCTTAGGTTCAAATAAAATTGCAGTGTTTATAAGATATGCAAATCATTTTACTTTCATTAAGTCATTTCCAAATCtcttgtgatttatttaatcCTAATCTGGTGTTCTACTTCTACTTGACCTAATTGTAAGATACCAAGACAACTTCACAAAGAGATTCAATAGAACATGTTATAACAGGGATttgttattgtcttttttttcagaatgtgGAAACTTTATCTCGACCAATCGGTGCAAAATTCTTGCAGCAAGATCAGGCAGGTAAGTAGAAATATTCAAATCCAGCCTCtctattaatttttattcactCTTATCATCTCCTTCTGCCAGAGTCACTCTGTGATGAACTGCTAGCCTGGCTCTGTAGCGAGCTGTCCGAAGAAGATGCAGCTATGCTGGTTGTGTGCCTTCGCCTGCGCCGTTCATCTGTCCAGTTGGCCAGACTCCGAGCTCCAAACAGCCTCGCACTGCAGAATTTCCACATCCTGACCACATGGAGACAAGCACTGCCTTCCCTCACACCAAAACGTCCTTTGCTTGCCCAATGTCTGACTCGCATTGGTAGGCCAGAGCTGGCTGCAGAGCTGCTGAAAAAAGGTCTGGCTGTTGACATGAGTGAGACGTGAGGTGCAGAAGACCTGTGACAGTCCATGGCTCTCCATTATGTGAGATTAAGGGgtagacataaaaaaatatatatataaaagttgaTTATGTATAGATATGAGCTGTAGTTTGGCTAGTAAATGGAGAGTAAATTAGCATGAGATAAATAGATACAACATGTTTGTAAGCAGTATATctgacaataaacaataaaactatTGATcacatttcaaaacattttaacagaCCTACATCCATTATCAAAACAACACCATAAACATGAAGTTGCACTACCAGGCCAGCAGATGGCAGTGTTGTAGCgttaataatgtatattttcaaACTCTCTGACAAGAGCTTACTATTTAATATCAAATTAATGAACTGTTTTTGGATCGCTAAAATAAGCGCCTAAACTGTTTATTATAAGACATACGTTAAATATGTATAGTTGGACACTTTTCTCGTCTCAAAAATAAACTACGTAGACTGTTTAGACGGCTTAGTTCGCTAGTGCGCATGTGCAACTCAGCACTCCGCCGTCCGCGTGAGTTAGTGAGCTTTGGCCTAGTCGTTGACGTCACCATCGAGGCACGTGGATCTGAGGCTGCACAGGCGATTAAAACATTACCGTAATGTGTATAATAGTGCAGCCTTATAAATCAACCGTAGTACCAAAAAAGCTGTTGTTGTGTTAAAAGTGGCAAAAAAACGGACGTTTCAAACTAAGTTATcgaatatgtttattttattagttctgCAAAAGCTGGATACATCCATCATTATTCATATCAAGCATCATTATCAGACGTTTACCGCCATATACAAtgatcaaatcatatttgtgcGACACTCcacataaattttttttttcctgtttcagaaagaaagGATTAATGATACATAACACTTTGGGATATTAATAAACGTGTTGTGATTGTTTCTGACTCGGTATTTAAGCGCAAACGCTTCCCAAATGCGCGTATATTAGGTTAACGTCGGTAAAAACAAAGCCTCAAACATCGCGCCGGTTTCGTCTGGTGTGGAGCAGGCACGCTGCAACGTGACAGCTGGGCCCCGTGCGGCGAGCGCCTCCTCCATCAGCCAATCAGCGCCGACCTAGGATCGAATAGGCTGGATTTAGGAGCTGAGGCAGCCAATAGGAATCGCGTATTCGATCAGCTTGCAGTGGGACGCACAGGAACGTGTACTACTGCGTGTCTGGTGTGGCAAAGGGAAGGGAAAAGTGTAGCACACAATAAGCGTTCAACCGCCACTGCGTAGCGACGTGAAAACCGACTTAAATCAAGTACAGCTTTGAAATCGTATAGTCCTGACTTTTTAATATAAGCTGGAAACAGAAAACTATCAGAGACGTGATATGAGGACGTGTTTATTCCCCTGGAGACAACACTGTAAAGCTGCACAGGTGAAGCTGCACAGGTAAGGCCAGTCATTTTAATATCAGGATTAATATCTTAGGGCTTCACAGTGATGTAAAGATTTATACTGGAGAAAAAGTTgttatgtgttcatgtctgaGCCACTGATACTGACTCGGTTTGTCTGTGATGATAAAACGACTCTTAAGTGATCTGGACACAGATTTCTGTCACGCTGCACTCATGAATCTGGTCCGTAAAGCAGATCACAGTCAGAACAAGAAAGGTAACAGATCCCATGACCGACCCCTGCATCACACCAGCACTAACAATCTGTAAACCTGTCACATTTCACTGCAAAACAAAAGCCACGTTTGCTATAACTTTAATATGACATCAGCTGGTTTTATACctcatgtatatgtgtgtatatatattttgtggacattttttttcatgtcatagccttagaaccatttacttggacttttcaacaatgtccacacatctctgcactcctatagcctttatatttattcactgtacacatgtttacatatatatgtgtgtgtatatatatatatatattacatgctgtacatatgctatttgcacaattgctattctttgcacttctggtaacTGCATTTAGTTGCTATCCatctatccgtctatctatctatctatctatcagatgACAAATTCATTGAAGCTGGACTTTATTCTACATCCAGGAACATTTTCTCTGGGCAGGAGTGGAgctaattaatataaattgtcCAATTTAAGATAGAAaagtttttttcattaattcaaGATATTATTGGGATACTTACAGCTATGAAATATAAGGCTGACGCTGGTTTATTTACTATTCATTCAGTAATGAGGTTTAGTTCAGGTTTACTATGTAAAGCCTTTAAAAGCCCCACAGATCACAGGTAGAGGATTACAGACATGGCACCCTTTGACAGAGAGGTGTGAGAACAAATAGGGCATTTTCCTCAGTTGTGTTGCATTTGTTATGGTTTTTAAGTGGTCATTTGTTTGTGAAGCCAAAACAGCTTATAATGACTTGACCTATGATCAACGGGTGCAGTGAAAAAACATAGACGATACGAAAAAAATGTGTCTTTGCTCTGTTAGAACATATAAAGctcataaaaatatattttaactgcGTATATACGACCACAGGCCTGATTGGCTATTGATTCTGTTCAGCTATCAATAGATACTTCAAACATTCTTGCAACATCTTGAACTGACATTGcagtacaacaacaacagtaaatattattttcaaGTTAGCAAGAAGCTAACCAGCTAGCATTACCATACTGATGGTTTCACTGTCAAAACAGCAAATAGTCACCAATATGCtattaacacatttaacacagaGAAGAGGAATTTTACAATGTTCAAATTATGCCACCATAttgatttcatttcactttgttAACAGGCAAGCAACTGGTAGTTGAAAAGTTGACTAGTTGAGATTTTAACTAGGGAttttctgtgcattttttttaccGGTTTGAGGGTCAGGAATTATAGACTACAACCTTGCCTTAAATTCAACATTTATGTAATGAGCTATGAATTAGAAAGGCAGGCTTACAGGAGACTTTTCAGGAAAAACCTGCTGCAGGCATGCGTGAATAAATTGCTATGGTTTGGCTGTAAACAAACAGTAACACATCATCACAGCACCACAAGATCATCATACATACTTACATTTAGATTACATTCTCCTATTTCCAGTAGTATTTTATGgacattatttttcactgtcAATACCAACCTATACTTGATCATTTTGCCATTGCTATATTTGATTGTACAGTGAATTTTAACCTGTATTAGATGTGTTTATCAGGATTGGggtaacaaaaaataacatatCACAGTACAAATGGCCTTCATGGATGTGGGAGCAGACAGTTATGAAGCATttgggaaacaaaaaaaatttgtgtTGACTGATATAGGAGTGTGTTAGACATAGCAGTACACTCAGAAATGTTTACCATTATGAAGACTGTATAGGTGTGTGTCTTGAAATCAACATTTTGGGTAAAACAAAGGATGATTTTATGATTTGTGCAAATAGTCATTATAGTTACTAACTTTGAGGTACCTAGGTAagtacattatataatataggTAAGAATCTTGTCCTCTAGTCAGTTGTTCTACTGCAAATGGTTTAGGTAAAGGATGATTAGCCAGTTTCTTTTAGATCCAATGAAGAAGCTTTAAATTGATTTCATGTATTGGCATTTTTTTTGGTGGGTCAAAGGGCTTGACTGAAGTGCACGGCAGCCTTTACACAGTACCTCACACCAAATACAACACTGTCTAGAAAATAAAGCATACAAGAGTTTAAAGAGAGCTTGCATTCAAATATGTGGGGTTTTCTTCCTGTAACTTAGAGTTTGTCGTTTTTGGCTTCATTGAGTAGTAATTGCACACAGCAGTCTTCCTTCTTTAACACAGTAAGTTTCAGTGACACATTAGAGGGGTTGTATGGAGAGCAATAATCACAGTTTGATTATAAAGCCGTTTCATATATGTGATTGGATACCGAGTGGAAAAGTAAAATGTAGCACTGTTTTTCTTAAAATGATAAACTGTAAATGAGTACCAAAATATTGCCCCAGTTTTGTCCAATTGTATGAGGAAATTGTTTATAATCTGGTGTTACCCTGCTGAAGATTATTTGTCTTTTGATCCttgttcctttcaaggtttctttctcatattaCCTCATGCAGTTTTTTCTTGCCTTGACAAAGTCCACTGCTACAAGCACTTGCACTGGCTGAATACATTTGGTGTCTTGcctctttaatattttaataagagAGCAATTGATTTTCATAGCAGTGGCATAACGATTGTTCTCTGGAGGTAATTAAAAGCCATTCAGATCAGAGATGTAGGGTTATTTAAGGGTTCTTAAAAATCAACAGAGAATTGATTGTCTTGGTCTTCCATCTGATTAGTAGTCACTTCAACTGcataataaagtggacagtagAACGAGTAAGACAAACTCTGAACGTTAGAAAAGAGTGCCTCAATTaatagaatgaatgaatcagtttTGTGTCCGATACTATTTTGTGGTTTCGTTAAACATGttcattttattgctttttttatcttttaacatGGTTTGAAGTCATTTAGTTGAGCTGAGATGCACAACAGAAACCACTATTTAAGCCATACACCAAACGCATTTACTGTACCCTCACTGTTCCATTTgcatcaatttttatttatttatttttttagctattTACATTAATCAGTTCTACCTTGTCTCAGACCACACCACATATAACTGTACCAAACTCATGAGTGTCATATCTATGGTTTGTAGAGAATTGTTTTCCTCAGCTTGTATGTTTTCAAGACCTAAACACATAGCTCCATGCTACATGTACATTTAGCTGTGTTAGGGACATCCTGGTCTGGAGGCCAAGCATTGCTCAGAATCAGGACCAGGGAAGGTGACATGCTCCCATCATGATTATTACAGTTTGCACTACAAATGCTGTCACCCTCTAATTAACATCAAATGTGCTGAAACATTGCTTTACACCTCGATTAAATGATTGCTATAATTTTCACATCAGTCTTCCGGCTCAAACTCACAACTTGGCGTAGTTCCTAGCCACATTCAGACATAACGGTTCCCCTATTTTATACGAGCTACACTCctacaaatacaaatttttacatTCTACCTTTAGCAGCCTTGCATGCTCTAGCCTCTGCTTGtcaatcactcactctttcAGTTTTACCATCCTTCATGGAAATTCACGTCTTCTAGCGCTGGTGGTCTACTTTCTACTCTGAACCATATTCACTGTACAGAAGTCATATTATAGTTTGCCGTACAGAGTCTGCTGCAGATTCTGTTTTCTGGTTTTTACAGCTCATATACTGTGAAATTCTTCTGAACCAAGGTGCAACACATGATACTGTACAGCAGCACAATACAAAGTAGTGTataaagagaaaacacacgacTTATTTGACAGTTCAACAGAACACAACTGTGTGGGAGTAACCAACAAATAAACTGTTGACTCTACTCCATGACGCAGGTCGTCTAGAAAACATGAAGAAAGGCGTGGGGACTGTATGATTACATgtaattggtgtgtgtgtgtgtgtgtgtgtgagtgagtgagtgagtgagtgagtgtgtgcgcgcatgcgcTCTGTTTAGTTCTCTGTGTGGTTCTCTGTGTGGTTCTCTGTGTGGTTCTCTGTGTAGTTCTCTGTGTAGTTCTCTGTGTGGTCTGATCTGAATTTACACGCTTGACGCAGGTTTTAGCAAAGCATCGTGTGTGATCTTTATATTATAGCAGGCAGAAAGACAACACGCACATAAAACGTATCACAGCGCCTGACGTAGTAAACCGGAACCAGCGCTTTACCCGTGATTCGGAGTGCTTATATCGCAAGTAGGATCCGTCATGCGATTGGCTAGTCATTTCCACCAATCAGCGTTGAGTCAGGCTTGTAGAAACCACCGCTCTAGACACGTGCGCTATGTGTTTACAGAACGCCGCTTGctgccagccaatcagaactcGCGCTGTCCATAAAGCCTGACGCAATAGGTCGGTCTGAGCGTGGAGGCGGAATCCCAGCGGAAGCGCTCACGCGGACCTGTGGCTCGGTACAACAAGCGTGTATACGCTCAAATGAAGATGAGAGACAGCACGAACTTGTCATCTTCGTGGAGAAAATATCGAACAGTTCCTGTCTGCGTGCTGCGCTGTGTTTTTGGTGCATGTAAGTCGCTTCATCTTAGTTAGTGTTTCATAGCCAAATACCTCCCTAAATAAGTGCACTGTATACTGCAGGATAATGTCGAGTTTCTGCAGGTTAGGACTGAAATGCATGCTCAGAACGGAGCCTTTTGGCATTAAAGCTCTGTATTGTTACTAACGCTTTTTGGCTTTAAAGGCGACTGGTCATGATGTGAACACGTTTCTATGACAACAGCATCCCGACTAACGCAGAtggtgtgtgcgcgtgcgcgcgTTCTTATAAAACAGTCTGTTGCTCGGTTTATTCATctggctattttttttttgtgtgtgttataatgttgaatagaaaaatttattttgtattagttgCATTATCGCCTTCTCTTTCAAACGTCTTTTCTAGAGGCATTTTGTTGTGAGCATTTCTAAAACTAAAACTATTTTATAAGTCCTCTAGTAAAATTGtattcaaatgtttttctgcAGATGAAAACAAAATTCAGTAAAGGTAATATTAACACTTAGACCCTCATCAGAAGCGACTGTTGCCTCTAACACTTCACTTATGACCTATTATTTATCTAATTATTAGAAAATCCTTGTAATAGGCAGTTGAAAGTCAACAACGTACATACTAGCAGCTGGTTTTTAACCATTTGAGGTGTTTAGATCAGCTGTTttttgtaggattttttttcacatcttcTTGGTTGATCTGACTGCTTTTTTGGActtctggttaaaaaaaaaggtttaaaaagcaTGCaaagttaaacattaaacatatagGGGAAACCACATGGCCGTGATTGACAAATACAGTAAATGGAGCGTCACAATGACCTTAATAAGAATAGGAGAGCTGTTGAAATtttataaaaggataaaaacttACCTGGGAGGCTGCCAGGAGACATACAATGACATAGGTGGGATGTGGAagcctggtggttaaggtgttggattactgatcagaaggtcatgagtttgaatcccagctccaccaagctgccactgctgggcccctgagcaagccccttaactctcaattgttcagctgta includes these proteins:
- the dthd1 gene encoding death domain-containing protein 1 yields the protein MIRDLLICELMMHSKDRLVLPRIFDKEQCGPPNTDPEHTSNVSPLIDIQKCVLQSNQEQTHAALERKTSHNELFNESTIDLETRGEDNILCEMLKSSRIVGHSPLGEDAREVKNELLTVDERDKKAEKISIVVMDEHINCAHSWNTVGLTDSARSSSKVLCYITAPIEVTKVIRCKAVDSLSSLMVSGSEELVSSVLRLENISNMKCPFPITVAVPFQSLYHQNYRETVVKVVDQQQRISYVTPAATDGFYGGCKGTFAVVKVYTLGVFAVLSRLQRQTFTIPKRGLCLKLSVDSRICLDYPPGSFSTPVVAQAMVQPVDAMLLSSLKYRNDSCHPILTTSPLLYLNHPLTVSPLCPLTLTLPCPLKPKTMTTREQNSHSTALIPDNTSSHQVRLLSAPVKASKKLTKEQLVVLGWKDKHWNVLDTVTVRNMQKDLVSFEVLENYERLIVLRLLSSVRPSCLVLFAEELQESVRTCTVSIVMHKRQKDPGSVVLAVLPSRDLSWGLAELHAQAYYGSPEQSSEMMMREGEQLLIKFSGNITSTGDQCTEPHTLTFHNQRKNWLCLQLKELNPYGNYNSPYYKGMALIFQIPKDQLVWREDKAVISEDYCLGQPVCKLTLTLPKNVETLSRPIGAKFLQQDQAESLCDELLAWLCSELSEEDAAMLVVCLRLRRSSVQLARLRAPNSLALQNFHILTTWRQALPSLTPKRPLLAQCLTRIGRPELAAELLKKGLAVDMSET